The genome window TCTATTTACATAGTTCCACAAGATCAAGGTCATGATTATTTAAACATACAGGTTACAGAAGAAGTAATTGCAGATAATTGGGATAGATCTGGTCCAGAAGATGGGtaagtttaaataaaatatctttttaagttaaatttaataaattgaataattaattaattttatattttgaagagTTGAGATATCAGAAGTAAAAGTATCTCATGAAAATTTATTGGAATATGATGATATGGAGATACCATTGCCAATTGATCAAGATTCATATACAAATAGCAGACCTTATCCATGTGATTTCTGTAGCAGGAGGTTTAGAAAGAAAGCAAACTTAATGAATCATATGGTAACACATCAAACAGATCGACCTCATGGTTGTAATTTATGTGGAGCACGTTATGCAAGAAAATGTGATCTTATGAATCATTTAAAGATTCATGCTTATGCACCACCACGAGATGGTTTAGAGGATGATTTAAACGATGATGATTCATTGGCACCAGAAGAAGAGGAATCTACTAAAGGTAGACGTAAAAAGGTACAATCAAGCGTACCAAGAAAACGCAAAAACAATTCTATTTCAAAACGCAATATGGAAGataataaaatggaaatggGCAAGTACGTCAGTAAATCTTATGATTATGTTGATGAAGATATGCGCCTTTTGGAGGAAATGACTAGTAGAAATTCTGCGCGCAGTAGTAACTATGCTTCAAGCTCAAGATGGACTGAACAGATGTCACCTGTATCAAACGAAGTTCAAACACCACGGTGGCCTATAACTGATCCAACAAAACCATATGTGTGTCAGTATTGTGGTGTTGGTTTTGCAAGGGAAAAAGCACTTGCTTCTCATGCACGCATACATGGTGGTGATAGTCCATTTGAATGTACATCTTGTGGTGATATGTTTTGGGATGTTAATAGTTTAAGGGAACATGTTCGTATCAAACATGGTGGTACAGTACAATCTGATACAGAGGAATATGATAATGATGCCACATATACAGGAGATGAAAGATTTGGGGAATTCTATTGTAATACTTGTGGTGTTCCTTTTCATCGTTTGGATTTACTTAAACGCCATCAAAAGTAAGATAACTTTATGCTAGTGGAcaaactatatttatttattaagattACATATATTAGCTAAAAATGCATTTTGTCTCAATGCTTGACCAATttgcaagaaaattaattacaatgtgatattaattttaatgttgATTGCATTAGGATTCATGTCAAACAGGAGGCTGCTGATATGATGGAAGGTCCAAGTCGACTTCATGTTTGTAATGTTTGTGGTGAATGGTTTGAAGAAGCTTTGGCATTGTTAGCACATGCTGAACTTCATGCTAGGTACTATTTAACtaagatttctttttaattaaaatttgggTCTGTaggataataatatttttgaaaatttatattattttaaatttatttatattctatatttaaatgaatattacTGTAAAAGATTGTTTAACCTGCCTAGATCACCCGGTCATCGATGTTTACTGTGTGGGGAAAGATGTCGTGATGATGCTGAAGTTGCTGAACATGTTCGACAAAATCATGCTCAAGATGCTCCACCAAATACATGTACTCTTTGTGGAAAAACGTGTAAAGATAAACGCAgtttattaaaacattcatgGGTTCATAATGTCGATAAAACTTTTGGATGTACAAAATGTGGGAAACGTTTTCATAGCAAAGCTAGATTACGAAGGTACTTATTATAATTGTTCTTATATGTCTGTAACCCCAATCATTTACTTACTACAATCTTGTTTTAGACATATGGTATCACATCGCAATAAGATGGTAGCTTGTGATGAGTGTGGAGAAGAGTTCCCTGACGGTAGAGCTTTGGTTAGCCACCGTCATTCACATAATAAAGATCTAGGTGGTCGTTCTTTCCCATGCCGAGAATGTGGAAAAACATTTGGTAGTCGTAGTTCACAACAAATTCATATTCGTATTCACACTGGAGAAAGACCATATGGTTGTAGATTTTGTTGGAAAGCATTTGCTGATGGCGGAACTTTAAGAAAACATGAACGTATCCATACAGGAGAAAAGCCATATGGATGCGCAATTTGTCCACGTGCTTTTAATCAAAGAGTAAGGCagcttaattaaaatatactttacTATTCCATTTAAATACattatatcttaattttttattacttctttTTTATTACCTTAGGTTGTTCTTAGAGAACACGTTCGTGCTCATCATTCAGGTCCCGATCCAAAATGTGTAGGTAGTATTACACCATACTTATGTAAAGTATGTGGTGATGCATATGGAACATCGGAAGAAATAGTTGCTCATATTGTGCAACATTGTGATGATAATACCGCATTAAGACGTCAGCCACAAACTGGACCacgtaaatataaaagaagacgTAAATTAAAAACACATGAAACCAACACGATGTTGCGTATGACTGAGCAGTATGATATGGAAGGAGGTTCTGATTCAGATGATAATACAAAAAGAAAGCTTGGAAGAAAAAATAAGCAACATCGATCGAACGTTGAAGAAGGTTATCAGAATGTTCTTAAAAGTTTTGAAAACtctttacaaaatataaattcaatcgTCAGCAATTCAAAGTTAAATCCTGGAAAATCGAAGCTTTCTAAGAAGAAGCttaggaaagaagaaaaaaaaagtgaagCTGAAGCTTCATGTCAACCTGGTAGACCAAAAATGATTCATACCCAAAAAACAAGAGTGCCTGTAGAAATTGGTGGTGATGGAGTTAAAAAAGGACAGAAAACTAAAACAATGGTAACAAGGACACCTAAAATGATGCCACAAGAGCATAAGTTAGGTGTTTTCCCGGGCGGGGAAAGGAACAGACCAAGAACAAAAAACGTTAGTTATCACATTGAAGGGAAACTTCAACCAACACCTGCAACATTCccaaaacaaaaggaagaaactTTATTACCTCCAACACCAATACATCATCAATCGCCATTaaccaatataaaaatagaaccAAACTTACAAAAAACGTCAAATAATAATCACAGAAATAATAATGGCAATATTCTTGctattaataatgaaaaaatggaGTCAACACCTAGAAAAAAATCAGGTGTCttgagaaaaattaaaaaacagaaaGATGTAATTAAGCAAGAACCAATAGATATTGACCATGaggaaatacaaaataataataatacagaaaatacggATTCAGACAGATTAATGGATCATTCAGTGGATGGAAGTAATTTAGAAGTCGCATTCGAGGCAAGTGTTACTACCGAGGAAGAAAATATACTTCCTGATGTAGGTGAAGCAAATAATACCGAAGATGTGGGTACTGGAAATGTAAAACTTAGTGTAAAAGTTGAGTCAACACCTCAAAGAATGTTGGCTGTTCATAGCGTTATAGCCCCTGTGGATGATATTCCAGAAACTATAATACCAGATGCTGTAGAATATACATGCGAAATGTGTTCTGCAGTATTTTCCAGCCGAGCAGAATTATTGGTCCATGTTCCAATACACATTTGATTTAATTTGTTCAATGAAGTTAATGAGGTATgcaaaatttgttcaattttaaaaatatttgattaattaagCAATATTTTAACAATGATCAATGAAAGTTTATATGTTTATTTCAATTGACATTATGTTATTATGCCAAAATGTCCTCTACTCGTTGCTCTATGAAGTGCACCAGATGTTTGtgtttaacatatattttaaaagttgATGCTGTCTTTAGTTTATTACGTCATTCTATGTATGGTATGCAGAAACTTTCAAACATAATCGTTTtcaattaacattattattatatcctttTTATACTATTCGTGTTTCTCTTTAACAAAGCTGTTTGGCTCAAAATTCATATTGAATCATGATACAATgagtaatgttataaatattttatatgtttacaatttacaaaGTCACCTACCCCTGTCAAAGGATTGAAATCTTAGACCATTCTTTTACAATCCacaattttataatgaaatttaacaaaaaatgaaataatggcACGCtgtgtacataaaatattaaaatattctaaatattaatgcgagtgtattttataatatatattattcgttTATATGAATTAAATCTACTCCGTACTTTGCTTTTAGCTCCTAAGTAATTGGATACATGACAGCCAATGCATTGAAGTATTATGATAAACAATTTGTATGCAATATTACCATCTGAACCCAGATTGtttttcgttaattttttacttataacAATAAGTAGAAATCAACATAGCATAATTGGAAAATTAGCTATTAACTATTTGATTcatatttgaagaaaaaagagattATACTTATAAATTTGTCTTGAATTAAATACCTGTAACATTGTaacatgtaataatatacatactttTCACAAGTTGCAATGGAAACatatttgtacaaattaattttcatattttggaGCATTTTGTGACACAAGAAACACGAATGCATTGTTACTGTTTAATAGTATTcatagtaaaaatataattatttttatggtATACTTTGTTTATACTAACATATCTGAATGGcttttttaaattagaaaaccattttaatacatttggcattatatgtaattatatgaaACATGTGTAGAATTTGATGAAAAAGGAAACATTAAAACTTAAATGTTATAAGCTcccaaattattttaatttaagtgCTGGTATAATATGCAGAATCAAATATGAATTTCAAACTTAAAAGAAGGGCAAAATTCTAGTGTATCtattatcttatttatttacttatgttACATGTTGAAAATATCTATTTCATTAGATGTGATATCATCCAtcaattgtatattatttatagctGATGATGTTATTATAACTGATGAATGCTATTATAGCATTACATTAAACAGTACCATAGAGGAAAAAGcagaattatattttgttttggttaatataaatttacatattactATAAGCTCATAAAAGTTTAATGTTACAGAGTAAAGATTTGAGTATTGGAGATAGTGTATATACTATCGtacaaatattttagatatattgACAAGTAGCTTTCGCAACATCGCATTTTTGttccataaaaataaataattatacacaGATACTAAAGTTTTCTTTCTAATTATTACTAAAgagatttaataattttatttattttcagataaaaatagttcaattaatttttaattatctctTGTCATTTTTTCTGTTCAAATACTctgaatacaatttttattaataagaaacatatttcatctcaaaaagttgtattaaattaaatttgaaattattttatataaaataatatttgctgTTTACTAAATTACATGTTACAGATATTCAAGATTTTTATTGCTTTGcagatgttttatattttactaactaatatctaatattatattaaataataaaaaacatcTAATTAATGTTCCAAATTGTTTAAAGTCTGCAAGGTCGTATAAttgaatattatgttttaaaaattatttaaaatatatatatattttcttgtataaagtaacatacaataattttattatatttaatccaAGATACTGTAGACTTTTGTAATATCTTTCTTAGCTTCGAGgtgatatatgtgtatatgcgtgattgtatatatatatacatatatatatatatatatatatatatatatgtattccaaagttaaattaattgtatttcAATGGCATTATATGAGGCAATCAATCAAAACCAGTGTGTGCTCTATTTTTATAACTAAgagatattttgaatataatgaagaatataatgaaaattctgATACCATTTGTAACATTTTGCAAAACAacgtgtgtatatacatatatatattattatttgatatttttatctgtCTTTATAGAAATGGTGCACAATGCCCACTATTCatttgtttctatatttttatatataaacgaaattatttgaaaaaattcaacaagtaaattaaaagatattggTAATATTGTTTAAGGAAAAAAGACACTTTTCAGAGAAACATTCAAGTAATAGAGAATgcgtttaataattatattcatgGGACAGCATCATATTTTGTATGTTGTGTACATACTTGAATAGTGATTAATTTTTTTAGtagtatatgtaattatattaatgatgTAATGCTAAAGAAACAATTAAATTCACATTTAAATTCACAGAATACAAGCTAGACTTCGTACTGTTTCGAAATTATGATATAAGACATTTAGAGATGTcttataaatttagaaaaattcatATGTGACCAATGTAAAGTTACAACTTTTGGATAAGAactatgtaaatataaatttacataaaaaaacaTCAAAAATCTCAGACAAAGGttgatatattatgtataaataattcttatttcaATATTACACATAATTACATTCCCGTTTAACGGTagctttaatattatttaagcaTAACACAAAAGATTCGAAAATTGATTTAGTTAACGCGTGCATAGAGCAGCTAGTGCAGGTGGCAATAATTGCAAAGAAATGCGAATtggatgaaatttcgaaataaaatgtttaaaaagtgGTACAGACAAGAACATGTACATaagttttttgttttttcaacTATAAGAAGATTGATTGCATGTAAGTATCCGTGGCTTCTTTCTACCGATaattaatctaaaataaatagtgTAGCATACAATACTATGTTGCATGATAAAATCTTAAACAGTTGCTGAAAAATTCGTATATGTATTACTTAAGTTGTAAACTATATAAGATCTAAGAATATGTATAGATCTATAAGCTCTAAATTAGCATTTTCTCGATAGAATTGTTTGTATCTATCAGAGATAAAGTAGCTACAGAAAGAAAGTGTACATACTATTATCTTGGATATGGTATGGTGTTGTTAAtcgtagttatatatatattttttttttaataaaccgcgtcaataattataaagatataattaattacgtcCGCACAAAGTCACGGATAATTCGAAGTACATATAGTAATGATGTGTGTACAATTGTAAATATGTATTCATTTGTATACTTTAAAGTTGTGTCATTTCTATCTAGTGACAAGTTTAAAAAAAATGGTACAGATTCGATAGAATCAGTTTAAGTTACACTATCAAATACTTGCtgcttttgtttttattttgaattaaaacttatacaaaatatacaaattaatgcggttgaaaatattatgtaaatgaatggtagttatatataatttaatattatactgtATAAAGTCTTAAAACTTTATATTATGGAAATCGTAATAATAGTATAACAACAATGTTTTCaccattcataaaaatatgtataatattatctaTGTTTATGCTAAGAGCAGGTATATAATTTAAGGTACTGTATCTTTAATTAGGGAATAAAATCACAaacattataaatttctttctcaaatCCCATACATATAACAGAGACTATGATTAGAAATGCTCCAATGATACTGGTTGATGTAGGCTGATCtccaaaaaaatatatttgtacaatataaGCTAAAATAATATCTAAAGATCTAGTCACTGATACTTTTCCAGCACCTTCTATCTTTAATGCATTAGTTACTAAAATTTGACCTGATAATCCAGTTAGTGCTACTAACAATATTTTACTCCAGGTAATCCAATCATGTGGCAACTTTGATTTTTGTTCGTGATTATCTGAcacaaggaagaagaaaaatatcgcTGTAATGAGTGAATACCAAGATAGGTTGAAGATTATTGTTGAATAATGGATTTTCGAACACTTCCTCATAATAACTATGTTAAGAGCTGTAAACAGGGTCGCTAAGATAGCACATACATATCCCATCACATTGTACGATTCAGCTCTATATGTCTAAAAAAGAAATActttatatcaaattatttatttacagaaGCATAAAAAATGTTGTTCTTTTACCTGAAATAGAAATGGTGGTTTAGATACAAAAACAACACCTGCAAAGAGTGCACACATAACTATCACACGTAATATTCCACAAGGTTCTTTTAACAAAATGAAAGATAGTGCAATAACAATCACTGGAGAACTAAATATGATTGTTGTAGCATCTCCTATAGGTAATTTTCGaaaactataatataataatgataaagtTGCACCACCTACTATTCCCTAAGAAAAGATGATATACTTtattagattatttttatttattattttatagaatattatataactattattaattttatagttaACATACTTGCAAATGTAAGAGCATTCTTTGCCCTTTGGGTCCAAAAAGACTTTTGGAAACTTTAAGTGCTACAGTAGCCATAACTAACATTTGTAGAATAGATCTGATAGCCAGTAATACCATAGGATGTACGTTTTCTACTGCTTTGACTAATGCAGAActaattgtaaaaaatgtacCTGATAAAAATGCCAAAAATACTCCATACCATTTGGTACCCTCTTGATACGTTTCAGCATTATTGGCGAATTGTTCAGTGTAATGATATTCTGGATGTATACTGTTATAAGAAGCAGTAGATTCAATGCTGAACTTCATTCTTTGGCTATTTTACAGCTACAATACACGATTATACTGAACGAGACATTTGCGGTATACTACCGTTTACCGCTAATACAGCTGCTGTCTGATAAAATTAACATACAGCTTTGCACGTCAAACAGCTTATTACAGATTAATGCTGGTAGGAAGATTTGGAAAATGTAACGATCGAATTGAAATTCGTCTGTATGTAAAACagtaaaaaatgttaattataagatcaaatttgttataaaaatatggttctctttacatttatttaaagacatttttcattttgaaattaatgTATTCATTAATATGACTGAAATAAGTACATCTATTCATAATTATGTAACTTAATATAAATAACTGGAATCTATATCTTTTGTTAAATGAATTGTACATTGAGTATGTTATGATATTGAAGGAGCCTGTAGATACATTCATACACCTTATAGATTTATTTCAgtgatcatttttattatgatagtaaaataatttaaaaaatatatttttcctttcaaataatttgaattatatagTTAGAAAAGAAATATGTTTGTAAGATTATTATACCATAAACATTTATGCATCACTTTTTAGacaaaatgtatatacaattatataacaGCAATTAATCCTTTCCAAATTGAATACCAGTTAGTGGTTTATCTACACGGTAAAGTGTAGTACCCAAGTTGAAATATCCCAAGTATTCAATAGTTTCCGGTGTTGTATCAATATGATAATGTCCACCCTCTCCGTGATGGGAAAAGCTGTGGAAATGCTGAACACGAAGATCTAAATCCTAAAATTACAATTCATACGTGATATAATGTGAAACAATACACATAATAGACTAAATAAGATTTTAGATcatttattatcaatattaaaatgcaGTTTAGATACTTTATCCTGTAACTATAAAACATCTACTTTTATATAACTTTACTTACACTTTCGGAACTGACAAATGTACCAACAGCTATTAGGGGTGTTGACATATTATAAAAGTGTAACCAGTTATTAAGTTGTGCTTCTGTCTTTAATGGAGTTTTTGAGAAGTCTGCCATAACATGCTGTTTAACTTTTCCATCTTTCATTAAAAATGTTCCACCTAATcctataattgtaaaaatttaatacaaaatttaactgCATCTATCacaagtatatttattaataatagaatttcTTACCAACAAGATTATTTGGATAATGCAGAGCAATTGCTTTTTGCATAGATGCAATAAAATCATTATTTCCAGTACGTCTTTTAGCATGGACTTTTAAAACTTTACCTGGTTTTCCTCCAATAACAAACAAATTAGCTAATAAAGCGAGTCTTGTTTCAGTATTAGGTAATGTTTGAAGCACACAATTTCCATTTGTTGTATTGACAGATGAAATACGAGTTCCATTTTTTACACTGGATGGTGAAACAGTTAAATTCATTATAAGCTAAAAgaaagtaaattatttatctaggaaataattaaattgaatatgtaaatttataactAAGAGTTTACTGTAATTGTTATACCTCACAATTGGAATTTAGATATGGCCATGGACCAGCTCCTGCTCCAACAACAAAAGAATCTTCTTTGTATTGTAAGTGATTCAAAAGTTGTTGGAtgtcatataatttatttttttgtacagTAGGAAGAAGAAATGCTGGTCCACCAATTTCTAGTAATGTTGGGTTGCCACCTAATcctaaatattcaatttcatatattaatttaaaataatacaaacgatatttaatatttaaaacattagtTACCTGGTGCAGCAAGTGTGAAAGGTTCTTTTGTTAAATCTGGGCAATCAACAACTTCTACTTCTACATCCgcgaaatttttaatcaatcCTTCTTTTAAgactattaaaaaaaatatgtgtatttatattaaattataaaatctttttataaatagagATTACATTTCAGTTAAGAATTACCATCTTTTATTTCATCAAGAGAAGGAACATGTAGGTCTCTTTTTACTATGGTAAGTTCATTGGGATTTAAAGTAGCCATAATCGATATATTGATATACAAAATTACCTAAAAGTTTGTTTTTGCGATATTAGTATAGATTtgtaataattcaaatataagtaaaaatatagttgaaatTACCTGTAAATAAGAACTCAATTAGAGAGAGAGTAAATGAAAGAaacgtaatacatatataagaTCTTGAATGTAGTTCGTCAAGCGAAACTTGATTTATCTAATCTTGTGCTTGAGCACGACCTTTTATTTCATAAGAGTGTAATAAATCAGTTccttacatatacatatatatcttcaattataataattccTATACGTAATCTCCGTTATAGAGATATATAGAACAATTTACAGTTATGTTCAATATAACGTGTATTtcttaatatgtaaaaatattggcGATAGATTTACTTGACATTGCCATTGCCGaatcaaaaaaataatttttgaagTTTTTATAAGATTAGAAAGCTTTTATAAGTTTCACCAAATTCGGATATTAAAgaattaaacaatttaaaacaaataatatagtaataaggCATAAGCAGATCTATGGAATATTTGtcaaattttttagaaaattatataactAAATTATATTGAAGATAATAAATATAGGGAAATTCCATACAAtcttgtatttttattgaaGACGAAAATAAGTGCGAGCAAAAAAGATAAATGAAGTTTACAAAGAGAAAATGTCAAGTACAAAACAGATAAGATAGCAAAATTGTCGATTGACGTCAAAAACTTTCGTGTTATAAATTACTTATAGTTTCCTTCAGAGATGGCAACACAATGCAGTTTTATTGgagtattgaaatattcgcgtgtGTCAAACAAcaaaatctaaataaaaattcattaaatgatATTGATATTTGTTTATGAGTTCTCGTATCgataattacaatattatatttcaaatcaatCCTGCTGTTTATACACTTTTATGTATACAAATAGAGAAATGTGTTACAAacttcttaaaatatttctatgcaGGATGTTCTGATACATATGCTAAGTAAGTCGATTTTTAATAGTTATATTAATAGAATTGGAAGTTTGGGAAAGAGGAgtgctatatttttttattttctactacaTTACAGATAAATTGAATTTGCAagagaatttataatttaacttGTGTTAGCCTTATGTCGAAGGGATCCGATGTAAAAGTCGGAAAAGAGGGTTGGAACACGTTGGTGTTCGGTAGGGTTGTCGTGGATGCGCATTGGACGTCGAAGGAGTCTATCGTGTATCAGCTAACG of Bombus terrestris chromosome 5, iyBomTerr1.2, whole genome shotgun sequence contains these proteins:
- the LOC100651001 gene encoding zinc finger protein 91 isoform X2, with protein sequence MDVAGDLTLQWVEEVGNVIHEEVICGLEAQLVGAEEEVIGACEEVTIEETVESVPNVTSTTGPEILMVPQSNDMESIYIVPQDQGHDYLNIQVTEEVIADNWDRSGPEDGVEISEVKVSHENLLEYDDMEIPLPIDQDSYTNSRPYPCDFCSRRFRKKANLMNHMVTHQTDRPHGCNLCGARYARKCDLMNHLKIHAYAPPRDGLEDDLNDDDSLAPEEEESTKGRRKKVQSSVPRKRKNNSISKRNMEDNKMEMGKYVSKSYDYVDEDMRLLEEMTSRNSARSSNYASSSRWTEQMSPVSNEVQTPRWPITDPTKPYVCQYCGVGFAREKALASHARIHGGDSPFECTSCGDMFWDVNSLREHVRIKHGGTVQSDTEEYDNDATYTGDERFGEFYCNTCGVPFHRLDLLKRHQKIHVKQEAADMMEGPSRLHVCNVCGEWFEEALALLAHAELHARSPGHRCLLCGERCRDDAEVAEHVRQNHAQDAPPNTCTLCGKTCKDKRSLLKHSWVHNVDKTFGCTKCGKRFHSKARLRRHMVSHRNKMVACDECGEEFPDGRALVSHRHSHNKDLGGRSFPCRECGKTFGSRSSQQIHIRIHTGERPYGCRFCWKAFADGGTLRKHERIHTGEKPYGCAICPRAFNQRVVLREHVRAHHSGPDPKCVGSITPYLCKVCGDAYGTSEEIVAHIVQHCDDNTALRRQPQTGPRKYKRRRKLKTHETNTMLRMTEQYDMEGGSDSDDNTKRKLGRKNKQHRSNVEEGYQNVLKSFENSLQNINSIVSNSKLNPGKSKLSKKKLRKEEKKSEAEASCQPGRPKMIHTQKTRVPVEIGGDGVKKGQKTKTMVTRTPKMMPQEHKLGVFPGGERNRPRTKNVSYHIEGKLQPTPATFPKQKEETLLPPTPIHHQSPLTNIKIEPNLQKTSNNNHRNNNGNILAINNEKMESTPRKKSGVLRKIKKQKDVIKQEPIDIDHEEIQNNNNTENTDSDRLMDHSVDGSNLEVAFEVIQSCGNFDFCS
- the LOC100651001 gene encoding zinc finger protein 91 isoform X1, giving the protein MDVAGDLTLQWVEEVGNVIHEEVICGLEAQLVGAEEEVIGACEEVTIEETVESVPNVTSTTGPEILMVPQSNDMESIYIVPQDQGHDYLNIQVTEEVIADNWDRSGPEDGVEISEVKVSHENLLEYDDMEIPLPIDQDSYTNSRPYPCDFCSRRFRKKANLMNHMVTHQTDRPHGCNLCGARYARKCDLMNHLKIHAYAPPRDGLEDDLNDDDSLAPEEEESTKGRRKKVQSSVPRKRKNNSISKRNMEDNKMEMGKYVSKSYDYVDEDMRLLEEMTSRNSARSSNYASSSRWTEQMSPVSNEVQTPRWPITDPTKPYVCQYCGVGFAREKALASHARIHGGDSPFECTSCGDMFWDVNSLREHVRIKHGGTVQSDTEEYDNDATYTGDERFGEFYCNTCGVPFHRLDLLKRHQKIHVKQEAADMMEGPSRLHVCNVCGEWFEEALALLAHAELHARSPGHRCLLCGERCRDDAEVAEHVRQNHAQDAPPNTCTLCGKTCKDKRSLLKHSWVHNVDKTFGCTKCGKRFHSKARLRRHMVSHRNKMVACDECGEEFPDGRALVSHRHSHNKDLGGRSFPCRECGKTFGSRSSQQIHIRIHTGERPYGCRFCWKAFADGGTLRKHERIHTGEKPYGCAICPRAFNQRVVLREHVRAHHSGPDPKCVGSITPYLCKVCGDAYGTSEEIVAHIVQHCDDNTALRRQPQTGPRKYKRRRKLKTHETNTMLRMTEQYDMEGGSDSDDNTKRKLGRKNKQHRSNVEEGYQNVLKSFENSLQNINSIVSNSKLNPGKSKLSKKKLRKEEKKSEAEASCQPGRPKMIHTQKTRVPVEIGGDGVKKGQKTKTMVTRTPKMMPQEHKLGVFPGGERNRPRTKNVSYHIEGKLQPTPATFPKQKEETLLPPTPIHHQSPLTNIKIEPNLQKTSNNNHRNNNGNILAINNEKMESTPRKKSGVLRKIKKQKDVIKQEPIDIDHEEIQNNNNTENTDSDRLMDHSVDGSNLEVAFEASVTTEEENILPDVGEANNTEDVGTGNVKLSVKVESTPQRMLAVHSVIAPVDDIPETIIPDAVEYTCEMCSAVFSSRAELLVHVPIHI
- the LOC100645120 gene encoding solute carrier family 35 member G1, with the protein product MKFSIESTASYNSIHPEYHYTEQFANNAETYQEGTKWYGVFLAFLSGTFFTISSALVKAVENVHPMVLLAIRSILQMLVMATVALKVSKSLFGPKGQRMLLHLQGIVGGATLSLLYYSFRKLPIGDATTIIFSSPVIVIALSFILLKEPCGILRVIVMCALFAGVVFVSKPPFLFQTYRAESYNVMGYVCAILATLFTALNIVIMRKCSKIHYSTIIFNLSWYSLITAIFFFFLVSDNHEQKSKLPHDWITWSKILLVALTGLSGQILVTNALKIEGAGKVSVTRSLDIILAYIVQIYFFGDQPTSTSIIGAFLIIVSVICMGFEKEIYNVCDFIP
- the LOC100643360 gene encoding ester hydrolase C11orf54 homolog isoform X1; translated protein: MATLNPNELTIVKRDLHVPSLDEIKDVLKEGLIKNFADVEVEVVDCPDLTKEPFTLAAPGLGGNPTLLEIGGPAFLLPTVQKNKLYDIQQLLNHLQYKEDSFVVGAGAGPWPYLNSNCELIMNLTVSPSSVKNGTRISSVNTTNGNCVLQTLPNTETRLALLANLFVIGGKPGKVLKVHAKRRTGNNDFIASMQKAIALHYPNNLVGLGGTFLMKDGKVKQHVMADFSKTPLKTEAQLNNWLHFYNMSTPLIAVGTFVSSESDLDLRVQHFHSFSHHGEGGHYHIDTTPETIEYLGYFNLGTTLYRVDKPLTGIQFGKD
- the LOC100643360 gene encoding ester hydrolase C11orf54 homolog isoform X2, yielding MATLNPNELTIVKRDLHVPSLDEIKDVLKEGLIKNFADVEVEVVDCPDLTKEPFTLAAPGLGGNPTLLEIGGPAFLLPTVQKNKLYDIQQLLNHLQYKEDSFVVGAGAGPWPYLNSNCELIMNLTVSPSSVKNGTRISSVNTTNGNCVLQTLPNTETRLALLANLFVIGGKPGGTFLMKDGKVKQHVMADFSKTPLKTEAQLNNWLHFYNMSTPLIAVGTFVSSESDLDLRVQHFHSFSHHGEGGHYHIDTTPETIEYLGYFNLGTTLYRVDKPLTGIQFGKD